The Tenrec ecaudatus isolate mTenEca1 chromosome 12, mTenEca1.hap1, whole genome shotgun sequence genomic interval CGGGGCCACACGCCGTGTATGCCCGGGTGAAGCGAGTGGAGAGCAATCCCCTGTATCAGGGCATGGCCTCCAGCGCCGACGTGGCCTTGGTGGAACTGGAGACGCCCGTGGTGTTCACCGACTACATCCTCCCGGTCTGCGTGCCGGACCCTTCGGTCGTTTTCAAGGCGGGCATGAACTGCTCGGTCACTGGCTGGGGCAGCCCCAGCGAGCAAGGTAATTAGTGGGAAGGGGTGCCTAGAGAAGACGCTGGGCGGCTTGGGGGCCGCTCTGAGCACCGATCCTTTTCTGCCGATAAGGGTGCACACGACTCTATTCTGGGATGGGAGAAGGGgtcctgaggaggaggagggaaggaaggactcAGAAGGCGCTCGCTCATTTCATTCCGCAAAGCCCGGGTCATTTGGAGAAGCATTGGAATCCAGCAGGAAGTGgggagggcagggctgggctgCCTCCTGAACATCggtctcccactcccacccccagaccGCCTGCCCAACCCTCGGATCCTGCAGaagctggctgtgcccatcattgACACCCCCAGATGTAACCTGCTCTACAGCAAAGACACCGACTGGGACCTCCAGCCCCAGACCATCAAAGCAGACATGCTGTGCGCCGGTTTCGCCGAGGGCAAGAAGGATGCGTGCAAGGTAGGCGGGGCCAGCGGAGGGAGGTGCCGATTCCGGCTTCTGGGACTGTCTGGAAATGGGGTTTTAAAAGCCATCCCCTGGGTCACTCCCAAAAGCAGGGGTCAGGGGTGGGGCCGCTAGGAGAGTCACGGCAGGTCATTAGAGGACAGTAGAGAGACAAGCACCTCAGATCAGAAaagaaagggctggggggctggggtggggcaggaagggggCAAGGATGGGAGAACTGAGAGGGGGAAGGGCGGAGCAaagagaagaaagacagggtcCAGAATGAAGCACAGGTGGGTGTGTGTGCTTGCTGCGTGcatgtatatgtgcatgtgttgATGCACACGTGTATGCTGTGTGCAAGTGTCTGTGCGTGTGTACTGTTTCATGTGTTTATGTGCATGGATGCtgtatgtgcacatgtgtgcgcacatgtatgtgtgcatgcgtTCTGGATATACATGCACCTGTGCAGGGGTGCAGATACATGCACCTGCAGAAGCTAGCTCTCAGTCCACGCCCTGACGGCGGCCTCTGCTTTTCCTCACCCAGGGGGACTCAGGGGGCCCTTTGGTGTGCCTCGTGAACCAGTCCTGGCTGCAGGCTGGCGTGATCAGTTGGGGCGAGGGCTGTGCCCGCCGGAACCGCCCAGGCGTATACATCCGGGTCACTGCCCACTATGACTGGATCCACCGGATCATCCCCGAGCTGCAATTCCAGCCTGCGGACACTAGAGGGGACCAGAGGCGAGGTCCACGGGTCCAGGTGCCACCCGGGCGGAACCTGGCGCCCCTGCTGGGCGCCCACGCCTTGCACCTGGTGCTGGCGGCCCTGCTCTCAGTGTTGTGAGCCCGCCCGAGCCCAGGTGCCGCCGTGTACAGATGTAAATAAGTCCCCCACTCCCCACGCCCAGTGTTTTTATTTATGGCCCCTCCAATAAACGCCCAGCGTCAGGCTGCTGCCGTGCGGCTCCTGGCGGGAAAGACAAGCTGACTTTGAGTTTCTGGTAGCTGGGGTAGGGCAAAGCACCCTCgctacccccctccccccgcccacacacacacccacacggcaGAGGGAGGAGCTTCCAAGTGGGAAGGGGAACAGGAGTCACCTGGGACAGGAGTAGCAGCCCGCTCCCAGGAGGCCCCTCCCCCGACGCGAAAttccagccgagcagtccctgcCCCCACTGCTGCCTGGAGTTTCCGGAGGACTGCTGGGATGGGTGCCAAGGGAGGGCACCAGGCGGGAGTGTAGCCCCCTCTTCCCAGGAGCTGTCTCTCAGCAGCCTGGTAGGTTCCGTCTGGATCAAACCCTTGCCCTCTGCACACCTCTGACACGGTACACTGGGCCCTCCCAAGGCAGGGTATATTTATTACATGTGGTCACACGCACACCCGTACACAAGTGCTCATGatgccacacacatgcacacatgtgtgcATACATATGCATGCAGTCATCACAGCCATGCAGGTACTCACATGTGTACACCAACATGCACGTACCCATGTACAAGCAACTATGATGACACATGCCTGTAACCACAGGCACTCAtgaacacatacatgcacacgcaTGCACGTGCACAGAGGCACAAGTGTCACCCCCCCTAGTGCCAGGGGAGCCAACGCTATTTGAGAGGGTATTAATTGGTCACCATTCAGCAGGCACCTGCAGTGGCCCTGGCCCAGGGGAGCTCTCCTCccatgtgtctgcctccaggtagGAGGGACAGGGGTCTGGCTTGAAGCATACACATTGGGTGGTCACCTCCCAAGTGGCCAAGCAGTGGCCACTCTGGCAGTTTGCGAAGCTTCTTGAGACGGGTAGGCAGACCTCCAGGGACAAGCTGGGGGCAGGGTTGCTCTTGCCCAGGGCCTGTGCTCGAGAGGATGCTGAACTCAGGGTATTTGTATAGATGGGGGTGCCAGCTGCCTGCTGGTGATGGGAGGACCAGGGCCGGCTCACGTGTGCGCAGCACCATCCATCTCAGGTTTTGGGGTGTGGTGGTCcgccaccctcctccccctccagggGAGGCATAGGCTGATGAGCCTGACACATCCCCATAGCATGGGACTGCACATGTCCAACTTCTGTAGCCTGGGGTGACTTGGTCTGTGTGAGGCAGTGACCAACATGGGCATATGCCATTCACAAATGCTGACCTGTCACTAGGGCTGAGCGGCCCCTTAGCCCACACCAAGCATGGGGGCGGGATGGGGACGGGAGCAGGTGTGTCCTGGAGGATAGTCTCAGGGTTGGGAGCACTCTGAGGTGGCACCAGGCCTCCTCTATACAGCATAACACCCCAGGCAGGGGTTGTGGTGCCAACTCAGGGTGGGAGGAAACAGAGGGAGGTCTGCAGAAACCGACTGTGGATCAGCCCTTTGAAGGTGGCTCCCTCTTGGGGTTCCTGGAACCACCTGCAGTTCAAGTGGTAGCTGGTAGGCAGGTGGGGGCAGGGATTCAAAGTTCAGTCATCCAGACAGTGCCTTCTGTCACAGACAAGACACCGGCAGCTGGGAGGGACACAAGGGCGTGGTGGGTTCTGGACCTTTCCAGCATGAGCTCGGCAGGGTCCCATGAGGCCCTCACCCAGACCTCCCTCCACTTCCCTCCGGCCTCTCCCTGCCCAAGGGGCCCAGCAGatgtgtgttgggtgggtgggtgaataGGCTGGCCAGCCTGTGTGGCTCAGGGTCTCCATGCAGACCCCCTCCTGGGAAACCCCTGGGTCTGCGAATGGCCTCAGAGCTGTTCCGATGCCAACCTCCCATGTGGAATCCGGGTTTCCCACCCCTATGCCAATCCAACCCATGCCCCCAGCCAGGCTAGGCCCCCTGGCAGTGCTTAGCAGCCAGCAAGGGGAACCCACTTAGCTGCTCAGACACAGGGACAGGCCAAAAGAGAAGCCTGCCAAAGAAGCTGTGTGTCCCGGGGTGTGTGATGCTGACCAGCAGGTggacaaggcagctgggacaaactGGACACCAACAGAGGCCCAAGGACAGACGGAAGGATGGACGGCGAGCACCGTCAACTTGCCAAGCATACTCCTAGGGGCGGGGCCGGGGATGGGAGCAGGGGTGTGCAGTGCAGTGCAGGGCAGCTGCCGGGCCCGGTCCCTAGACAATGGGCTCTGGAGGTGGTATGAGCACCGCCACCTGCCAGCTGATATGCTCGTTCATAAATACACACTTTTATTTGCTGATTTCAGGGGAAACTGAGACGTTACACTGTAAGCTGATAAAATATGGATACCTACAAAAGTATAAAAGTATAAATATCCCCTTGGAGTCAATTTTAGTGGGTTAAGTCTTAatgtctttaaattaaaaaaacaaaccacaagcCTATCTACGAGGTCAGGGTTCCGAGCCGGGCGCCCTGGCTCCGTGCGGAGCCTCCATGCGGACGACGGCCCGGAGGCGACGAGCGAGCAGGTCCTTGGCAAAGGAGAAGGGGCTCCGGAAGCGTTTCTCACTAGAGGGGGAGGTGGCTGAGGACGGGATGCCCATGACAGCTGGGACTCTGGCGAGAGAACTGCATAGTTAGACAAGGAAACGGGCACAAGGCGGAGAGAGGCTGACGCGTGCGACGTGTGTAAACACCCAGAAAGTTCCGCGAAGCCGGTCCACCCTCTCCCGCCCGGTTCCATCGCAGGCACACGCCGCCCGCCCCACTGGGGGACAGGCACCGGGTTCTCCGGCCTGGGGACCAGAGCCAGGCGCCACTCAAGGCAAGGGCAGGCTGCTGTCAGGTGCCCCCGCAAGGCAGACAGAGGGGCAGGTGGCTGGCGACCCCAGAACCAGGCAGGCGGTGTCCCGTGGTGGACGGGCCACCGGCGACGTCCCGTGGGGACCCCCTGTGCGTGGGGGCCGCTGTGTAGCACCAAGAACATTGTCCTTTAATGGTCTTCGGGGTTGAGGAGTCACTCCCAGTGGTCGGCGGCATCCGGCAGGTCCCGGGCAGCACTGACATCTGCTCTGCAGTCTGGTCTCGCCTCTCGCACCCTCAGCCCCGATCTTTAGGGGAAACCGTCACAGCCAGGCCCCTGGCACGGTGCTCAGAGGCCCAGGGTCCGGGGGGGCAGAGGGCAGCCTACTCTGGGCTCAGTGCCTCACATCCGAGAGCCCCGCTCCTGCAGAATCTGAAAGAGATGGGGCAGACGGCGATGGTGACGTGGGTGGAGAGCCTGGGTGTCTGCCGGAGGACAGTGGGCTCACCCCCCAGCTCCAGCCTCTCCtaaggcacctggccagccaggACCCAATGGGTGTGAGTGAGGGCAGTGAGGCTGCAGCttgctcccctggcctccagcttGGGGAGCCTGGCGCCCCATGTCTCCTGGCATTTCCGATGTGAAGCAGGGCACACCCAACAGCCGGGGGGGGGTTAGCAGGACCCCAAGGGAGACTCTGTGGCTGGCTCAAGAGCCTAAGATACTGCCCttgcacacttacacacacacacacacacacatacacacacacacacacacccgccaaCACCAGCCTCCAGCTGAGACATGGATCCCACAGTCTGTCGCCATGACAGCCACCACATGATGGCTCCTCAGGCGACTGGCCCCCAAAGGCTTCCCCCACAAGAGAGCCGCGACTGGAGTGCTCCGTGGCAGCCCCCACCTGCCTGGGACCCACCTTGGCCTTCTCGCTGGGCTCGCTGGCCGTGCCGTAGGGAGCGTTGTGCAGCTCCTTGGAGACGACGCACAGGAACTCGGCCTGGTCCTCGTTCCCATAGTTGTAAGAGGAGCCGATGCTGACCAGCTGGGGGCAACGACAGCACCAGTGACTCCTGGGGCCGCTGACTAGCACACAGCGGTCACATAGGCCGGATGTCCGCAGGGGTCTCAGGGGGGACCCAGGAACCCGGCTCTGGTCCTTCCCTCACACTCGCCCACATGccacccatctcctccacacacgCAATCAGTCCCGTGTCTGAGCACATAACCGCCCGTGACCACAATCCCATGTCATCTCACACACTCGACCAGTCAGTCCCATGTTCCCCATGTCACCCGCACATGACCAGTCTGTCATCACATGTGACCAGTCTCATGTCACCTCCCCACATGCAACAATCCTATGTTGCCCCTCACACGACCACAATGCCATGTCATCTTTCACACAACCACAAGCCTACATCACGCATATACCCAAACACACAATATGCATACACATGAtaccaacatacacacacacaacccaatcCTTTGCTGTCTCTCTCGCAATAATCTAGTGTCTTTTCTCACACACGTGACCACATTCCCATGTGTCTCTCACACAAATAGTATCATCTCTCGTGTACAGGTGACCAAAACCCTAGGACACATACACATATCATACACATACGTACCCACAATCCTTTGCCATCTCCTGCCCACATGCACACACGACCACAACCCCCagcctgctctccctggtttcctCAGTGGGCCCAGGGTCTGGGTCAGCTGGAGAGCACTGACTGTGCACACTCACTCAGATCAGCCGAGCAGCTCAAGAGCCACTCACTCGCACACAAATCCAAATTtaccccccgacacacacacccaACTCCAACACACACTGCCACACACTGCAGGGACTAGGGGCGGGGGGCATGGGCTCCGTGCCAGCTATGCAGGGTCAGGGTCGAGACATCCTGCCCACCAGACACCCCAATGTGCCACCCTGAGCGCCAGGCTACCAAGGAAACCCCTGAGAGGAAGGACCGACCACTGGCAGCAGCTGCCGGGCCCTCGGGGCTCGCTGACCTCCCTCAGGGATGTGGCCACCGGAGGGGGCCTACAGAGCAGGGGGCCTGACCGACGGGATCAGGAGCTGTCCCCCCAGGCTGGGCCACCCGCTCACCTGCTCAAACTTCCAGCCATCGGACATGGTGGACACCATCTGCGTCAGCTCCTCCTCCTGGCACTGGAGCACCCGGTACACGTGCTTCACGGGGGCCTGCACAGCGGGCAGTCAGTGGGCGGCCCGGCTGGTCCCCACCCAGGCCCTGACACCCTTCTCTGGGGCCCCATCCTGCCCAGCACTCTGCCAGCCCCTGGCCAGGCCCCATCCCGTCTGTCAGGCTCTACTCATGTCCCTAACGCTCACTGCCCTGcctgctcccctcccggcccctccTGTGGCTGCGGGTGAGGGCGAGGGCCACAGAGCCTGCAGGAAGGAATGTGGGTCTGCTCTCACAGCAGACTGGAGGCCGAAGGGCTCCCAACTGCAGGTCATGTCCTTCCAGGCGAGTGATGTGCCTGCGTCTGTGCCCACTGGCATGGCCAGGGGCTGTGGACAGCAGTCCCCAACCCTCCCCACCTGGCCCCAGCCATCACTGCAAGAGCCAGGCCGTTAGCCTCTCTCTGTAAAGGGGTCTAGGTATCCATCAGCTGAGATAGTTTGTGCCTTGAGGGGCAGGGGTAGCCAGGGATCGAGGGTAGCTGCGGGCTGTGGGGCCTGGCAGGGGTCACAGACTCACCTGCGTGGTCTTGCTGTCTCGCTCTCGGATCTTCTCCTTGACCAGCTTGATGAGTGAGGTGATGTTGTAAAACTCGGCCTCCTCCAGCACCCctgaaggccaggaaggaggtcatcaGCAAACCCAGGCCACCTCGGTGCCTCTGCTTCCAGAGCCCCCCACCTtcctggagggagggagaaggatcCAGGAGGCCCGGGCGCACTGCCTCTCATACCCGCAGCGGCACCCACCTTCCTCAGCAAGGTCCTTGTTGGTCACCAGCTTGCCATGCCGCAGGTAGTTGAGGACAGGCCCGAAGTAGGTGGGGTCTCTGTCTATCAGGTAGGCCCCGGTCTCGTCCTGCAGAGGACAGGGTCCCCGAGTGAGACAGGGAGCCAGGCCTGGGCCCCTAGGGTAAGGCCCCCACGGTGTCTGCTTGGAGCGATGACCCTGCTGGGTGTCAACCTGGGGCATCGGGGTCCCATGAGAATCCAGGGCGGACACCTCCCTTGTTTTGAACCCTTTCAGGGCAGGTGCATCTTGAAGTCAGCTCAGAGGCAAGGGGTCATCCGGACAGTGTAGTATTAAGCACTCTCCTTGGCTGGCTGGTCAGCTCAGCTCCCAGGACCCAGCCTCAGGGCTGATGTGGGAGCAGGTAGCCCTTGGCTACAAGGCTAGCCCCATGCCACCCATAGTGCCTGGGCCAAGCCCAAGTGGCCAGCTGGTAGGGGGATGTGTGTGTAGTCACAAGTCGCCCCAGAGACTCCAGACAGAAACCAGCACTCCCCACTGAGGGGCCAGGTGACAACGTGGGAAGGAGACAGGTGACCTAGGGAGGCAGGTGACCCAAACTAAGGGACATCAGGTCTCCTAGGGGAAAGCACAGCAGCTGCCCAAATACAGTGCTCTGCCCTTTCCATCACCCTGTTGGTGTTGAGAGCAGCAGGGGAGTCAGGAGcagggcgggcgggggggggggctctcttCCCCCAACCCAACACACAGGCCAGCAGCACTCCAGTGTGCCTGAGAGGCTGATGGTGACTGAGGAATGTGTTTAAATACAGATATGAACAACAGGGGGACTTCGGGGAGGGAAGAAGCTACCCTCTccctaaacacgcacacacaaacagcaaCACCCCTCTGTCCAAGTGCATGCCAACTGCCGACGATCCTGCAGGACTGCGACCTGGCCCTGGGGGATGACCTCGTCTCCCTCCCAAGGTACAAGGCTGGGGTGCTTCCACCCAACAAACACAGCTATGGCCtccaatccacagaagctcagttTTCTGAAACCTCAAACTgctgccctggtggcaccatagGCTAAGCATCTGGTGGCTGGCAGCCCATGGTCAAGGTGTGGCAGTCGCCCCCTGTCCCACAAGGCCATGACAACAGCTGTCGACTCAGTCTGCTTGCTTACTCctc includes:
- the LOC142422847 gene encoding serine protease 27-like, whose amino-acid sequence is MRPPAVVLLLLLLRLACGRPRMLNRMVGGEDAKEREWPWQVSIQRNGSHFCGGSLITARWVLTAAHCFSNTSDMSLYRVLLGARQLVTPGPHAVYARVKRVESNPLYQGMASSADVALVELETPVVFTDYILPVCVPDPSVVFKAGMNCSVTGWGSPSEQDRLPNPRILQKLAVPIIDTPRCNLLYSKDTDWDLQPQTIKADMLCAGFAEGKKDACKGDSGGPLVCLVNQSWLQAGVISWGEGCARRNRPGVYIRVTAHYDWIHRIIPELQFQPADTRGDQRRGPRVQVPPGRNLAPLLGAHALHLVLAALLSVL
- the KCTD5 gene encoding BTB/POZ domain-containing protein KCTD5; the encoded protein is MAENHCALLPPGPAGLGAALGGGLCRRCSAGLGVPAQRPGAVSKWVRLNVGGTYFLTTRQTLCRDPKSFLYRLCQADPDLDSDKDETGAYLIDRDPTYFGPVLNYLRHGKLVTNKDLAEEGVLEEAEFYNITSLIKLVKEKIRERDSKTTQAPVKHVYRVLQCQEEELTQMVSTMSDGWKFEQLVSIGSSYNYGNEDQAEFLCVVSKELHNAPYGTASEPSEKAKILQERGSRM